The following are encoded together in the Methylomonas methanica MC09 genome:
- the gltA gene encoding citrate synthase: protein MAELHVSLPEDEQKSVSKLPVMEGTLGPSVVDIRSLYAQTGYFTYDPGFTSTASCSSKITFIDGDNGVLLYRGYPIEQLAEKCDFLEVCYLLLNGELPNGAEMKEFVTTISKHVMVHEQLTRFYSGFRRDAHPMAVLVGVVGALSAFYHDGTDVTCAEDRYTAAIRLIAKMPNIVAMCHKYSTGMPFIYPKRKLGYAENFMRMMMGDPCDEYVPNPILIRALDRILILHADHEQNASTSTVRLAGSSGANPYACVAAGIACLWGAAHGGANEAVLNMLEEIGDSSNIPEYVAKAKDKNDPFRLMGFGHRVYKNYDPRAKLMRQTCHEVLDELNLNNDRMFKLAMELERIALEDPYFVERKLYPNVDFYSGIVLRALGIPTEMFTAIFALARSVGWIAQWDEMISDPELKIGRPRQLYKGVTQRDVQPISSR, encoded by the coding sequence ATGGCCGAATTACATGTGTCCTTACCTGAGGATGAACAAAAAAGCGTATCTAAACTACCGGTCATGGAGGGTACTTTAGGGCCTTCTGTTGTTGATATCCGCAGCCTATATGCTCAGACCGGATATTTCACTTACGATCCTGGTTTCACCTCTACAGCAAGTTGCTCATCAAAAATTACGTTTATCGATGGCGACAATGGAGTTTTGCTATATCGGGGTTATCCAATTGAACAGTTGGCCGAGAAATGCGACTTTCTTGAAGTTTGTTATTTGCTGTTGAATGGTGAGTTACCAAACGGTGCTGAAATGAAGGAATTTGTCACGACTATCAGCAAGCACGTCATGGTGCACGAGCAGTTGACCAGATTCTATAGTGGGTTTAGGCGTGATGCTCATCCGATGGCCGTGCTGGTAGGTGTGGTAGGTGCTTTATCCGCGTTTTATCACGACGGCACGGATGTAACTTGCGCTGAAGACCGATATACCGCTGCAATCAGGCTAATCGCCAAGATGCCAAACATCGTTGCCATGTGTCATAAATACAGCACAGGTATGCCCTTTATTTATCCAAAAAGAAAGTTGGGATACGCCGAGAATTTCATGCGGATGATGATGGGCGATCCATGTGATGAATATGTTCCAAATCCGATATTGATAAGAGCGCTCGATAGAATTCTGATATTACATGCCGATCACGAACAGAATGCATCCACCTCAACAGTAAGGTTAGCGGGTTCCAGTGGAGCAAATCCATATGCCTGCGTTGCCGCCGGTATCGCCTGTTTATGGGGGGCAGCGCACGGCGGTGCGAATGAAGCAGTGCTAAATATGCTGGAAGAGATAGGCGATTCGTCGAATATACCTGAGTACGTTGCAAAAGCAAAAGACAAAAACGACCCGTTCCGATTGATGGGGTTTGGGCATCGGGTATACAAAAATTACGATCCGCGCGCCAAGCTGATGCGGCAAACCTGTCATGAAGTGCTTGACGAATTAAATCTAAATAATGACAGGATGTTCAAATTGGCAATGGAATTAGAGCGGATTGCGTTGGAGGACCCTTACTTTGTAGAAAGAAAGCTCTATCCGAATGTAGATTTCTATTCAGGTATTGTATTGAGAGCGCTAGGAATCCCGACAGAAATGTTCACGGCAATTTTCGCACTGGCGAGGTCGGTAGGTTGGATTGCTCAATGGGATGAAATGATCTCGGATCCGGAGCTTAAAATTGGCCGGCCACGACAATTGTATAAAGGTGTTACTCAACGGGACGTACAGCCAATATCGAGCCGTTAA
- a CDS encoding late competence development ComFB family protein: MFDICNYYEQLVTDQLWQLKEQSEETLPPSFLMDVACLALNSLPNCYVRNLVDKGAGMTEKEHQDMRDAAMKAIEQAILVVNRHPHDARDE, translated from the coding sequence ATGTTTGATATTTGCAATTATTACGAACAACTGGTGACCGATCAGTTATGGCAATTGAAAGAACAAAGTGAAGAGACGTTACCTCCGTCTTTCCTTATGGATGTGGCCTGTCTTGCACTTAACTCTTTACCTAACTGCTATGTGCGCAATCTTGTGGATAAAGGGGCGGGTATGACGGAAAAAGAGCATCAGGACATGCGCGACGCCGCCATGAAAGCTATTGAGCAAGCAATTTTAGTGGTCAACCGCCACCCCCACGACGCCCGGGACGAATGA
- a CDS encoding ABC transporter permease — MLWPDLLSLALRSISSHKQRSLLTALGLIIGIAAVVILTSIGRGIHHFVLAEFTQFGTHLIAVYPGKTTTFGLSGATISTVRPLSISDTISLQNLGQVTAAMPVIQGNARIESDNRQRRATVFGVSTALPLVWQFNIQYGRFLPNDSLENPRAFAVLGSKIQTELFGASSSIGQRIRIGDDRFRVIGVMESKGQMLGFDLDDSVYIPSGKAMEMFDRQSVMEIDVLYDSQASSEIIEQRIKQRLISRHGSEDFTIITQNQMLQKMDSVLSVLTMAVAALGSISLLVGSVGIFTIMTIAVSERVTEIGLLRAIGAERFVIFRLFLSEALLLSLLGGAGGILLGVFLTQLASVFAPGLPVQLAWNYISLAFLISFAIGIVSGVIPAINASRLSPLDALRAE, encoded by the coding sequence ATGCTTTGGCCTGACTTATTGTCTCTAGCATTACGCAGCATTTCCAGTCATAAGCAACGCTCGCTGTTAACCGCGCTTGGCTTGATTATCGGCATTGCGGCCGTTGTGATACTCACCTCAATCGGCCGCGGCATCCATCATTTTGTTCTGGCCGAATTTACGCAGTTTGGTACCCATTTAATCGCTGTTTATCCCGGTAAAACCACCACGTTCGGTTTATCCGGCGCCACCATCAGCACGGTTCGGCCTTTGTCCATTTCCGATACCATTAGCCTGCAAAATCTCGGCCAGGTTACTGCGGCCATGCCGGTAATACAAGGTAATGCCCGTATTGAATCCGATAATAGGCAGCGCAGAGCTACTGTCTTCGGTGTCAGCACGGCGCTGCCTTTGGTATGGCAATTCAATATTCAATACGGGCGTTTTTTACCCAACGACAGTCTGGAAAATCCGCGCGCTTTTGCAGTCTTGGGCAGCAAAATACAAACCGAGCTTTTTGGCGCTTCCTCGTCGATAGGCCAAAGAATCCGGATAGGCGACGATCGGTTTCGCGTGATAGGTGTCATGGAATCCAAAGGCCAGATGTTAGGTTTCGATCTGGACGACAGCGTATATATACCCAGCGGCAAAGCCATGGAAATGTTTGACCGGCAAAGCGTGATGGAAATTGACGTCCTTTATGACAGCCAAGCATCCAGCGAAATTATCGAACAACGGATTAAACAACGGCTCATTTCGCGTCATGGTTCCGAGGATTTTACTATCATCACGCAAAATCAAATGCTGCAGAAAATGGATTCCGTACTAAGCGTTTTAACTATGGCGGTTGCGGCCTTAGGCAGTATTTCGTTATTAGTGGGCTCTGTTGGCATATTTACTATCATGACTATTGCAGTTTCTGAGAGAGTGACGGAAATCGGTCTGCTAAGGGCGATCGGCGCGGAACGGTTTGTAATTTTCAGATTGTTTTTAAGCGAAGCGTTACTGCTGAGCTTGCTTGGAGGGGCGGGGGGCATCTTGCTGGGTGTATTTCTGACGCAGTTAGCCTCTGTTTTTGCTCCAGGGTTACCCGTCCAGCTAGCGTGGAACTATATTTCCCTGGCTTTTTTAATATCGTTCGCTATTGGTATAGTTTCCGGCGTAATTCCTGCCATTAATGCATCGCGGTTGAGCCCACTGGACGCCTTGCGGGCGGAATAA
- a CDS encoding ABC transporter permease — protein MLPQDILFQAYKAINTQRIRASLIVLAMSIGVASVNVLIALGDSARSYVVNEFESLGTHLIIVLPGRSETTGGHPPIFGETPRDLTLEDANALFRSRHIAAIAPVSIGSAPISAGGLERETNIMGSTFALNRVRHLSIALGQFLPNVEIDKEIPVCVIGQTIAEQLFPRKQAVGQWLRINERRFRVIGVLAKEGQSIGVGFDELVIVPVASAMALFDSHSLFRILIETYSQNAMYKAMDEIRRIIKLRHEDEEDVTLITQDSVVKTFDKILSALTLAVAGIAAVSLAVAGVLVMNVMLVSVSQRTSEIGLLKALGATQRQLLGLFLSEAALLSFAGALVGSLLGKAGIIILQWFYPDFPLSLPLWSWLSAIAVALGTGLIFGVLPARKAARLDPVSALARR, from the coding sequence ATGCTGCCTCAAGATATTCTGTTTCAAGCCTATAAAGCGATTAATACTCAACGTATCAGAGCTTCGTTGATCGTGCTCGCCATGAGTATCGGCGTGGCATCCGTGAACGTTTTAATTGCTCTGGGCGATAGCGCCCGCAGCTACGTGGTTAACGAATTCGAATCGCTCGGCACCCATTTGATAATCGTGCTGCCCGGGCGCAGCGAGACCACCGGCGGCCATCCGCCTATTTTTGGCGAAACCCCGCGCGATTTAACCCTTGAGGACGCCAATGCCTTATTCAGGAGTCGCCATATTGCAGCCATCGCGCCCGTCAGCATCGGCTCCGCACCTATTTCCGCCGGAGGCCTGGAACGCGAAACCAACATCATGGGCTCTACCTTTGCGTTAAATCGAGTGAGGCACTTGAGTATTGCGCTCGGCCAATTCCTACCCAATGTGGAGATCGACAAGGAAATTCCGGTTTGCGTGATTGGTCAAACTATCGCGGAACAGCTATTTCCTCGAAAACAAGCCGTGGGCCAGTGGTTACGCATAAACGAACGGCGTTTTCGTGTCATTGGCGTGTTGGCAAAGGAAGGGCAATCCATAGGTGTCGGCTTTGATGAGCTGGTTATTGTTCCGGTCGCTTCTGCGATGGCGCTATTCGATAGCCACTCGCTGTTCCGCATATTGATTGAAACCTATTCACAAAACGCCATGTATAAAGCAATGGATGAAATTAGGCGCATTATCAAGCTGCGGCATGAGGATGAGGAGGATGTCACGCTGATCACACAGGACAGTGTAGTAAAGACCTTTGACAAAATTCTATCGGCCTTGACCCTTGCCGTTGCAGGCATCGCTGCTGTCAGTCTTGCTGTAGCCGGGGTTCTGGTTATGAACGTTATGCTGGTCAGCGTCAGTCAACGTACCAGCGAAATCGGCCTGTTGAAAGCGCTTGGAGCAACACAGCGGCAGTTGCTCGGGCTGTTTTTATCGGAAGCGGCGCTACTTTCATTCGCGGGCGCCCTCGTCGGCAGCTTGCTGGGCAAAGCAGGTATTATTATTTTGCAGTGGTTTTATCCCGACTTTCCGCTTAGTCTGCCTTTGTGGTCTTGGTTATCCGCAATTGCGGTGGCGCTCGGCACCGGCTTGATTTTCGGAGTTCTACCAGCCCGTAAAGCCGCCCGCTTAGACCCAGTGTCCGCTCTGGCGAGGCGATAA
- a CDS encoding DMT family transporter, which produces MKKPRNNRNLPSYQSLSIGHKGLLEMVLACLLFSLMNACVYATKLFDADMPAAMVSFVRVLSNLVILIIPALMHKKIKALCGDGRPSLWLRGLFGSTALMLSFTAITRIGPGESAFLTASSGVFVALLGPWVLGQKNSWLAWLAILGALFGVALLFKPDGHSSDLLGRAMALSAGLLSALAYLMVARAGRSNSPQSVIFYFCLVAMLLHFIYFAHYGFQTPHEAETWGLFLLIGVFGSGAQFCMTRAYQAAPAALVSAVGYLAPVLSLTWGVVFFAQIPGQNALLGSLLIVLFGVILPFIRKL; this is translated from the coding sequence GTGAAAAAGCCCCGAAATAATCGCAATCTGCCTAGCTATCAATCCTTGTCAATCGGGCATAAGGGTTTGTTGGAAATGGTATTGGCCTGTTTGTTGTTTTCATTAATGAATGCCTGCGTGTATGCCACAAAACTCTTCGATGCCGATATGCCGGCGGCTATGGTCAGCTTTGTCAGGGTTCTAAGCAATTTAGTGATTTTGATCATACCGGCGCTGATGCATAAAAAAATAAAGGCGTTATGCGGCGACGGGCGCCCGTCGCTTTGGTTGCGCGGATTATTCGGTTCTACAGCACTGATGTTGTCTTTTACCGCGATAACCCGCATCGGCCCGGGTGAGAGCGCCTTTTTAACCGCCAGTAGCGGCGTGTTTGTGGCGTTGCTGGGGCCATGGGTGTTAGGGCAGAAAAATTCGTGGTTGGCTTGGTTGGCGATATTAGGCGCCTTGTTCGGCGTGGCATTGTTATTCAAGCCGGATGGCCACAGCAGCGATTTATTAGGCAGGGCGATGGCGCTGTCGGCAGGCTTGTTGTCGGCACTGGCCTATTTGATGGTGGCGCGGGCCGGTCGCAGCAATTCGCCGCAATCCGTAATTTTTTATTTTTGTCTGGTGGCGATGCTGTTACATTTTATCTATTTCGCCCATTACGGGTTTCAAACTCCGCATGAAGCGGAAACCTGGGGCTTGTTTTTGCTAATCGGCGTGTTCGGCAGCGGCGCACAGTTTTGCATGACCAGAGCCTATCAAGCCGCGCCGGCGGCCTTAGTCAGCGCGGTCGGTTATCTGGCGCCGGTATTGAGTCTGACGTGGGGGGTAGTCTTTTTTGCGCAAATACCCGGGCAAAATGCCTTGCTGGGTTCCTTGCTGATCGTGTTATTCGGCGTGATATTGCCATTCATAAGGAAGTTGTAA
- a CDS encoding Gfo/Idh/MocA family protein, whose product MNNQAKLRWGILGAARVNERLLPAILEAANAELIAIASRRPGAAAETLAKYAPCYPHIQAYDDLDALLANPDVQAVYLPMANHEHAEWALRAIAQRKHVLCEKPMALTVADIDAIETAARRYKVTVMEGFMYRFHPQHARVREILNSGLIGEIRSVRASFSFMMRPARMYRLANDVKQGGGAMWDIGCYAIHSLRMFFDKPPLAVTAMARYADSGADISTSGILDYGDGKFAQFDFSFERARRCEYEIVGTQGGLKCHVVWQLPGDVPVISWWTEDGRQGEERLPASNHFNLEIEHFSDCVLNNKEPRLSFEDARENCQIIVAALESAATGQVVKI is encoded by the coding sequence ATGAACAATCAAGCCAAATTACGCTGGGGTATATTAGGTGCCGCTCGCGTTAATGAGCGACTACTGCCGGCCATCCTCGAAGCGGCCAATGCCGAATTAATCGCCATCGCCAGTCGCCGCCCCGGAGCCGCGGCGGAAACTCTGGCCAAATATGCACCTTGCTATCCGCACATTCAAGCCTACGACGATCTGGATGCTTTGCTAGCCAATCCCGACGTGCAAGCCGTGTATTTGCCGATGGCCAATCACGAACATGCCGAATGGGCCTTGCGAGCCATTGCTCAGCGCAAACACGTGTTGTGCGAAAAACCCATGGCCTTGACGGTAGCGGATATCGACGCCATCGAAACCGCCGCCCGCCGCTACAAAGTCACGGTGATGGAAGGCTTCATGTACCGCTTCCATCCACAACATGCCCGGGTCAGGGAAATTTTAAACTCCGGTTTGATCGGCGAGATCCGTTCCGTGCGGGCCAGTTTTTCCTTTATGATGCGCCCGGCGCGCATGTATCGCTTGGCTAACGACGTTAAACAGGGCGGTGGCGCCATGTGGGATATCGGCTGTTACGCGATTCATTCCCTGCGGATGTTTTTCGACAAGCCGCCGCTGGCGGTTACCGCCATGGCTCGTTACGCGGACAGTGGCGCGGATATTTCCACCAGCGGCATCCTGGATTATGGCGACGGCAAATTCGCCCAGTTCGACTTTAGCTTCGAGCGGGCCCGGCGTTGCGAATACGAAATCGTTGGCACCCAGGGCGGCTTGAAATGTCATGTGGTCTGGCAATTGCCCGGCGATGTGCCGGTGATTTCCTGGTGGACCGAGGATGGGCGGCAAGGCGAAGAGCGCCTGCCGGCCTCCAATCACTTCAATCTGGAAATCGAACATTTCAGCGATTGCGTGCTGAATAATAAAGAACCGCGCTTGTCGTTTGAAGATGCCAGAGAAAACTGCCAAATCATCGTTGCGGCACTGGAGTCGGCTGCAACCGGGCAAGTCGTGAAAATTTAA
- a CDS encoding intermembrane phospholipid transport protein YdbH family protein, which translates to MTAKPPALQTPAEPSKTLWRRYLRAGVWLLLMGGAIVLWEQRGAVLQWALTQGLQNTLLLSPKISGARFDFQQAELANLQFTLQTPNGAITAELEGIKADYDLPSARLNNIKMAKARLRFVYQAANKAAGEQPTTDEVLALPVRQLNIEQLDLELDTPWGMSRFAGRFDADLQPGEPLLIVLADAEQVIKAEVNPQSTNAKLAIQQSAGRGMMDLDLDRPAPTRLQANLKADLHDSMQWLKSNSLIPEQLRDSIFTAAVVDIQPNLAGVQVNLSAQSDDDLANLTGRVELTRNQAYLASAELALNTSKQRWAIDGHVDLPLGEFVGLIKPWLPETVNAWQFPAGQVMGSVRLNRQPKRPLKGEIYLNGYQLGILAGPVKADDGYIRFAVKDFVKLAMQVEVDAPNLQIGQETTLHNLQFKARLNNRDLSLDRFSMPALGGLLSIDPETVNIYQRPVKFTLAVKNLDLAQLLDSLNYPQLSGTGTLTGKLPLRLALDSIELKDGKLNATRPGVLHYQGPVSDNENLAFSALRNLQYHSLQAKLNYQPDGHYQVGLRLEGKNPQVLSGHAIAFNLNLNGLLPDLLQKGILAGDFEKPILEQVKAVGRH; encoded by the coding sequence TTGACTGCAAAGCCCCCTGCTCTGCAAACACCGGCTGAACCAAGCAAAACGCTTTGGCGGCGCTATCTGCGCGCGGGCGTTTGGCTGTTGTTAATGGGGGGCGCTATAGTCCTTTGGGAGCAGCGCGGCGCGGTTTTACAATGGGCTTTAACGCAAGGACTGCAAAACACGTTGCTGTTAAGCCCAAAAATATCCGGTGCCCGATTTGATTTTCAGCAAGCAGAATTAGCTAACCTGCAATTTACGCTGCAGACCCCCAATGGCGCGATAACGGCTGAACTTGAAGGTATCAAAGCCGATTACGATCTACCTTCCGCCCGGCTGAACAACATCAAAATGGCCAAGGCCCGCTTGCGGTTTGTTTATCAGGCAGCCAACAAAGCGGCCGGCGAGCAGCCGACAACTGACGAGGTGCTGGCTTTGCCGGTTAGGCAGCTAAATATCGAACAGCTGGATCTTGAACTGGATACGCCGTGGGGCATGAGCCGTTTTGCCGGGCGTTTCGATGCTGATCTTCAGCCGGGAGAACCGCTGCTTATCGTGCTCGCCGATGCGGAGCAAGTAATCAAGGCAGAAGTCAATCCGCAATCCACTAATGCCAAGTTGGCAATTCAGCAAAGTGCCGGCCGCGGAATGATGGATTTAGACTTGGATCGGCCCGCGCCCACCCGACTGCAAGCCAATCTGAAAGCCGACCTGCACGACTCCATGCAATGGCTGAAATCGAACAGTCTGATCCCCGAGCAGCTGCGGGATAGTATTTTCACCGCAGCCGTTGTCGATATCCAACCCAATTTAGCCGGGGTTCAGGTAAATCTGTCGGCTCAATCCGATGACGACTTGGCAAATTTAACAGGCCGGGTAGAGCTGACGCGCAATCAAGCTTATCTGGCCAGCGCCGAGCTGGCTCTAAACACCAGCAAACAACGATGGGCTATTGACGGTCATGTGGATTTGCCGCTTGGCGAGTTCGTCGGTTTAATCAAGCCTTGGTTGCCGGAAACCGTCAACGCCTGGCAGTTCCCGGCCGGACAAGTGATGGGCAGCGTACGGTTAAATAGGCAGCCTAAGCGCCCTTTAAAAGGCGAGATTTATCTGAATGGTTATCAGCTGGGTATACTGGCCGGGCCGGTCAAGGCCGACGACGGCTATATTCGTTTTGCTGTCAAAGACTTCGTTAAATTGGCTATGCAAGTGGAAGTAGATGCACCCAATCTGCAAATTGGCCAGGAAACCACCTTACACAATCTGCAATTCAAAGCCAGGCTAAACAACCGCGACCTGAGTTTGGACAGGTTTAGTATGCCGGCACTCGGCGGGCTATTGTCGATTGATCCCGAGACGGTAAACATCTACCAACGGCCGGTTAAGTTCACGCTGGCAGTGAAAAATCTGGATTTGGCGCAATTGCTGGACAGTTTAAATTATCCGCAACTTTCCGGTACCGGCACGCTGACCGGTAAGTTACCGTTAAGGCTGGCTTTGGATAGTATCGAACTGAAAGACGGTAAACTGAATGCTACCCGTCCCGGTGTGCTGCATTATCAGGGGCCGGTATCCGATAATGAAAACCTGGCGTTTAGCGCCTTACGCAATTTGCAGTACCATAGTCTGCAAGCCAAGCTGAATTATCAGCCGGACGGGCACTATCAAGTGGGTTTACGTTTGGAAGGTAAAAACCCGCAGGTATTATCCGGGCATGCGATAGCCTTTAACTTGAATTTAAACGGGCTGTTACCGGACTTATTGCAAAAAGGTATATTGGCGGGCGATTTTGAAAAGCCCATCCTGGAGCAAGTCAAAGCCGTCGGCAGACACTGA
- a CDS encoding YnbE family lipoprotein has translation MKWRAVNSLGIVCSAFYLMGCSPTVKLEAPEKPIEITMNIKIEHEIRLKVEKDVDAMISSNKDLF, from the coding sequence ATGAAGTGGAGAGCAGTAAATAGCTTAGGCATTGTCTGCAGTGCCTTTTATCTGATGGGGTGTTCGCCCACCGTAAAATTGGAAGCCCCGGAAAAACCCATCGAAATTACCATGAACATCAAGATCGAACATGAAATTCGCTTGAAGGTGGAAAAAGATGTGGACGCGATGATTAGCAGCAACAAAGACCTGTTTTAA
- a CDS encoding YdbL family protein, with amino-acid sequence MKNNYAIKLLSVLAIGLWFAVMPVNAADLGQAKAAGLVGELMNGYLGLVDGNAPADVKAMVDSINAQRRAEYQRIAAKNGVPAEEVAKLTAQKVINQTAPGQFVQTPSGWQKR; translated from the coding sequence ATGAAAAATAATTATGCGATAAAACTGTTGTCGGTCTTAGCTATTGGTCTGTGGTTTGCCGTCATGCCGGTTAATGCGGCGGATTTGGGCCAAGCGAAGGCGGCGGGTTTGGTGGGCGAACTGATGAACGGCTATTTGGGTTTGGTGGACGGCAATGCGCCGGCGGATGTCAAAGCCATGGTCGATAGCATCAATGCCCAGCGGCGCGCTGAATATCAGCGCATAGCCGCGAAAAACGGCGTGCCGGCGGAAGAAGTGGCCAAACTTACGGCGCAGAAAGTCATCAATCAGACCGCGCCCGGACAGTTTGTACAAACGCCGTCGGGTTGGCAAAAGCGTTAG
- a CDS encoding GspE/PulE family protein, whose translation MSSEPSFSNADASFTKTFLNLLIEQGLIDEVKLNYAQRVQARLESPKPLLVVLIDLGYVTHNQLVQVFRSHPIKVKLGRFLIEFGYIGSNDLQLALAAQKQQAGQKRLGEILVERNLISESKMLEVLADLMGITVIDLSVAIVDQTLMSLQMLKGAKKHCFVPIEKQPDGVLVAFGDPLDNTAIDAAHHLLGAEIIPAVGRQSQILRYLLNYEHNTSQEKISTAEQSVVAIVNRIFDDAVRQEASDIHIEPLEQKLRIRFRIDGLMVHYQDFPSKLSQALISRIKVLAGADIAEKRRHQDGRVLFEQAATNHTIDMRASFFSTINGEKIVLRLLNRKTELLDIQEVGMAPLMLERFIHDSLDVPTGVVIITGPTGSGKTTTLYSAVDYLNVPEVSIVTAEDPVEYVVDGVAQCSINPKINLTYEETLRHIVRQDPDIIVLGEIRDRFSADTAIQAALTGHKVLTTFHTEDSIGGLLRLMNMEIEAFLISSTVVSIVAQRLIRRVCRYCAEPFQPDPALLRRLNTTPEDMMGGSFVLGKGCDKCRYTGYLGRVCVFELLTMNEMVKDAILRRQSSYEIRRVSLEAAGLVTLLEDGLVKAGGGLTSLQEVIRNLPRFGKPRPLYELRRLLGSR comes from the coding sequence GTGTCCAGCGAGCCCAGTTTCTCCAATGCGGACGCCTCGTTCACTAAAACATTTTTAAATTTATTGATCGAACAAGGCTTGATTGACGAGGTCAAGCTTAACTATGCGCAGCGCGTACAGGCCCGGCTGGAATCTCCCAAGCCCCTTTTGGTTGTGTTGATCGATCTGGGGTACGTCACGCACAACCAGTTGGTGCAAGTTTTTCGCAGTCATCCGATCAAGGTCAAATTGGGGCGTTTCCTGATCGAGTTCGGTTATATCGGCAGTAATGACCTACAGCTGGCGTTGGCCGCACAAAAACAACAAGCGGGACAAAAGCGGTTAGGGGAAATCCTGGTCGAGCGCAATCTGATTTCCGAATCCAAAATGTTGGAAGTTCTGGCGGATCTGATGGGCATTACGGTCATCGACCTTAGCGTTGCCATCGTCGATCAGACGCTGATGTCCCTACAGATGCTGAAAGGCGCTAAAAAACATTGCTTCGTACCGATCGAAAAGCAGCCCGACGGCGTCTTGGTGGCTTTCGGCGACCCACTGGACAATACGGCGATCGATGCGGCCCACCACTTGTTAGGCGCTGAAATCATTCCGGCGGTGGGTAGGCAATCGCAGATACTCAGATACTTACTGAACTACGAGCATAACACCAGCCAGGAAAAGATATCGACTGCCGAGCAATCCGTAGTGGCCATTGTCAATCGAATATTTGACGATGCCGTCCGCCAGGAGGCCAGCGATATTCACATAGAGCCCTTGGAGCAAAAGTTGCGGATTCGCTTTCGCATTGACGGACTCATGGTGCACTATCAGGACTTTCCGTCCAAACTCTCGCAAGCGCTAATCAGCAGGATCAAAGTTTTAGCGGGTGCCGATATTGCCGAGAAGCGTCGGCATCAGGACGGGCGGGTACTGTTCGAACAGGCCGCCACGAATCATACCATCGATATGAGAGCCTCGTTTTTCAGTACCATCAACGGTGAAAAAATCGTCTTGCGCTTGTTGAACCGCAAGACGGAGTTGCTGGATATTCAAGAGGTTGGCATGGCTCCGCTGATGTTGGAGCGATTCATTCACGATTCGTTGGACGTTCCGACCGGTGTTGTCATCATCACGGGACCTACCGGCTCGGGTAAAACCACGACGCTTTACAGTGCGGTCGATTATCTCAACGTGCCGGAAGTCAGTATCGTGACCGCGGAGGATCCGGTCGAATATGTCGTCGATGGGGTCGCGCAGTGCTCGATTAATCCGAAGATCAATTTGACTTACGAGGAAACTCTGCGCCATATCGTCAGGCAGGACCCGGACATCATTGTGTTGGGAGAAATTCGCGACCGGTTTTCCGCCGATACTGCGATTCAGGCGGCTTTGACCGGCCACAAAGTGTTAACTACCTTTCATACCGAAGACAGTATAGGCGGCTTGTTACGGCTGATGAATATGGAGATCGAAGCATTCCTGATTTCCTCAACGGTGGTTTCGATAGTGGCTCAGCGTCTGATACGCCGGGTATGCCGATATTGCGCCGAGCCTTTTCAGCCCGATCCCGCGTTGCTGCGCCGACTGAACACCACTCCCGAAGATATGATGGGCGGCAGCTTCGTGTTGGGAAAGGGCTGCGACAAATGTCGTTATACAGGCTACTTGGGCCGGGTTTGCGTATTCGAACTTTTGACTATGAACGAAATGGTCAAGGACGCCATCCTGCGTCGACAGTCTTCCTACGAAATTCGCCGCGTCAGCCTGGAGGCTGCCGGTTTGGTGACGTTGCTTGAAGACGGTTTGGTCAAGGCGGGGGGTGGGTTAACCTCGTTGCAGGAGGTGATTCGCAATCTTCCGCGTTTCGGCAAACCTCGCCCCCTTTATGAACTGCGCCGCCTGCTGGGCAGCCGATGA